Proteins from one Chitinophaga oryzae genomic window:
- a CDS encoding AI-2E family transporter yields the protein MTEFKLPFNARLTFTLLSLILLVYIAHTASSIIIPLLFAFLISIMLLPVTHFLEKRKFPRGLAAAVAVLLFIIVILLIMLLMGTQMQAFIADFPQLEKKLLDTVTSLQEWIDHKFHISSNAQLSYLQKAALGTLGTATSFISQTFLSLSSLIVFIVFVLLYSFFMLFYRKLLVTFLVRLFQEKHRDTLLDVLARTRYIIKSYVGGLMIEMVVVAVLNTAVFLILGIKYAILLGVMAAIFNIIPYIGIFTALIISMLVTLTTGTPISALQVGIALFLIHLLDSNVLLPRIVGSKVKINALVTIVGVVMGNMLWGIPGMFLAIPIIAIIKIVCESVDYMNPWAILLGDEQEEKTAKVNQIAEQKGQPGVDDIAESPSSPEKK from the coding sequence ATGACCGAGTTTAAGCTCCCTTTTAATGCGCGGCTTACGTTTACCCTGTTATCGCTTATTTTACTGGTATACATCGCCCATACGGCCAGCAGCATCATCATCCCGCTGCTGTTTGCGTTCCTCATCTCCATCATGCTGCTGCCGGTAACCCATTTCCTGGAAAAACGCAAATTTCCCCGGGGATTGGCCGCCGCCGTTGCCGTACTGCTGTTTATCATCGTTATCCTGTTGATCATGCTCCTGATGGGCACCCAGATGCAGGCCTTCATTGCAGACTTCCCCCAGCTGGAAAAGAAATTGCTGGACACCGTCACCTCCCTGCAGGAATGGATCGACCACAAATTCCATATCAGCTCCAACGCCCAACTCAGCTACCTGCAAAAGGCTGCGCTGGGAACACTCGGAACAGCTACCAGCTTCATCAGCCAGACCTTCCTCTCCCTGTCTTCCCTCATCGTGTTTATCGTGTTTGTACTGCTGTATTCTTTCTTCATGCTGTTTTACCGTAAACTGCTGGTGACTTTTCTCGTCAGGCTCTTCCAGGAAAAACACCGCGACACGCTCCTCGATGTGCTCGCCCGCACCCGCTACATCATCAAAAGCTACGTCGGCGGCCTGATGATCGAAATGGTGGTAGTGGCCGTTCTCAATACCGCCGTATTCCTGATACTCGGCATCAAATACGCGATACTGCTGGGCGTGATGGCCGCTATCTTCAACATCATCCCCTACATCGGTATCTTCACCGCCCTCATCATCAGCATGCTGGTCACGCTGACTACGGGCACGCCTATATCAGCGCTGCAGGTAGGCATCGCACTCTTCCTGATCCACCTGCTGGACAGCAACGTGCTCCTGCCCCGCATCGTTGGCTCCAAAGTGAAAATCAATGCACTGGTAACCATCGTTGGCGTAGTCATGGGCAATATGCTATGGGGAATACCCGGCATGTTCCTCGCCATTCCCATCATCGCCATCATTAAAATCGTTTGTGAGAGCGTAGATTACATGAACCCATGGGCCATCCTCCTGGGAGACGAACAAGAGGAGAAAACCGCGAAGGTGAACCAGATTGCCGAACAAAAAGGCCAGCCCGGTGTAGACGATATCGCAGAAAGCCCTTCATCGCCCGAAAAAAAATAA
- a CDS encoding family 20 glycosylhydrolase, with protein sequence MKKLLTMLLLLLGSAVLYPSSSNALPKDTLPVRGFCIAAPTGAGLAPFLKFIREELAPRHINTLVLRVDFNYEYTSHPELRDPGALTKAQVKELVQVCRQHHIQLIPQINLLGHQSWAGTTMNLLKVYPDFDETPWVKMPAKYEWPNADGLYCKSYCPLHPGVHKVVFELVDEVMDAFEATAFHAGMDEVFYLGEDKCPRCGGRDKAELYAGEVWKVRNHLAQKGRTLWIWGDRLLDGKTTGMGMWEASMNNTHRAIDLVPKDIMICDWHYERPDKSPVYFASKGLQVITCPWRKPDNAVAQLEDMYDFRSSATPEMKPRYQGMMQTVWSDAGHFLDEFYGRGKQQADTVNTSANCFRAVFKK encoded by the coding sequence ATGAAAAAACTATTGACCATGCTATTGCTGCTGCTGGGCAGCGCTGTACTGTACCCATCTTCTTCCAATGCCTTACCGAAAGATACCTTGCCTGTGCGCGGCTTTTGTATTGCGGCGCCTACTGGTGCCGGTCTGGCTCCCTTTCTGAAATTCATCCGGGAAGAGCTTGCACCGCGGCATATTAACACACTGGTGTTGCGGGTGGATTTCAACTATGAGTATACCTCTCATCCTGAGCTGCGTGATCCTGGCGCGCTGACCAAAGCGCAGGTGAAGGAGCTGGTGCAGGTGTGCCGGCAGCATCACATTCAGCTGATTCCGCAGATCAATCTGCTGGGGCATCAGTCGTGGGCCGGCACTACGATGAACCTGCTGAAGGTATATCCTGATTTTGATGAAACGCCCTGGGTGAAGATGCCGGCCAAATATGAGTGGCCTAATGCCGACGGCCTGTATTGCAAAAGCTATTGCCCGCTGCATCCGGGAGTGCACAAAGTGGTGTTTGAGCTGGTAGATGAGGTGATGGACGCTTTTGAAGCGACAGCATTTCATGCCGGTATGGATGAGGTGTTTTATCTTGGGGAGGACAAATGTCCGCGTTGCGGGGGCCGTGACAAGGCGGAGCTGTATGCCGGCGAGGTATGGAAGGTCCGTAACCATCTGGCGCAGAAAGGCCGTACGTTATGGATCTGGGGCGACCGTCTGCTGGATGGCAAAACCACCGGTATGGGCATGTGGGAGGCGAGTATGAACAATACCCACCGCGCTATTGATCTTGTGCCGAAAGACATTATGATCTGCGACTGGCACTATGAGCGTCCTGACAAGTCGCCGGTTTATTTCGCCTCCAAGGGACTGCAGGTGATTACCTGTCCGTGGCGCAAGCCCGATAATGCCGTGGCGCAGCTGGAAGACATGTATGATTTCCGTAGTTCCGCTACACCGGAGATGAAACCCCGTTACCAGGGGATGATGCAGACGGTATGGTCTGATGCCGGTCATTTCCTTGATGAATTCTATGGCCGTGGTAAGCAGCAGGCAGACACTGTGAATACTAGCGCCAACTGTTTCCGCGCTGTCTTTAAGAAGTAG
- a CDS encoding helix-turn-helix transcriptional regulator, translating to MSKSAVITKQQLEHLALQGMSYADDHVGDTFSIKDVSDRLGISYSYFYHNFADYMGEPFWHYVKRHRLELSAGLLRHSGHSIGVISDLCGYATTAAFSKAFKQHFKESPKEFRRIPELPNEKRTIQIIETITTTTGTDIFGNFFRYDRGERVQLPDSVLYYTLLSRGQNPIGEMIAKMNQYYNAISKILGQIEIATAKIITGTLDSVPVTDYEKISIYAGLSIPLHAAAAHQHMETNYGYLMRKRIPGGTYLRLPVPMDFATAGIPMYNFINQNCKEGNFKMSGNHFFMVLNGTTACEIYIPLLRKHY from the coding sequence ATGTCAAAATCTGCTGTTATCACCAAACAACAACTGGAACATCTTGCCCTGCAGGGAATGTCCTATGCTGACGACCACGTCGGCGACACCTTCAGCATCAAAGACGTGTCCGACCGTCTTGGTATCTCTTATTCCTATTTCTATCACAACTTCGCCGATTACATGGGAGAGCCGTTCTGGCATTATGTAAAACGTCACCGCCTGGAACTGTCCGCCGGCCTGCTGCGCCATAGCGGCCACTCTATCGGCGTCATCAGCGACCTATGCGGATACGCTACCACAGCGGCCTTCAGCAAGGCTTTCAAACAGCACTTCAAAGAAAGCCCCAAAGAGTTCCGCCGCATACCCGAACTACCCAACGAAAAAAGGACCATCCAGATCATTGAAACCATCACCACCACCACCGGCACAGACATCTTCGGAAATTTCTTCCGGTACGACCGCGGCGAAAGAGTACAACTGCCCGACTCCGTACTGTACTACACCCTGCTGTCCCGCGGCCAGAACCCGATCGGTGAAATGATCGCCAAAATGAACCAGTATTACAACGCCATCAGCAAAATACTGGGACAGATAGAAATCGCTACCGCTAAAATCATCACCGGCACCCTCGATTCCGTACCGGTGACCGACTACGAAAAAATATCCATCTACGCCGGCCTCAGCATACCGCTGCATGCCGCCGCCGCCCACCAGCATATGGAAACCAACTACGGTTACCTGATGCGCAAACGCATCCCCGGCGGCACCTACCTGCGGCTGCCCGTCCCCATGGACTTTGCCACCGCCGGTATCCCCATGTATAACTTCATTAATCAGAATTGCAAAGAAGGTAATTTCAAAATGAGCGGCAATCACTTCTTTATGGTACTTAACGGCACCACCGCCTGCGAAATTTATATCCCGCTGCTGCGGAAACATTATTAA
- a CDS encoding DsrE family protein, with protein sequence MQVIFQITSAASEAQKALLGQLHNLLQYYHDRQSRITVEVAVHGDAYPLLFTAGNPFAGTVKDLHARSVGWLICQNTINGKQLKMDQLLPFVEVVPAAVAHLVERQAEGWAYIRC encoded by the coding sequence ATGCAAGTTATTTTTCAGATCACTTCGGCTGCATCGGAGGCACAGAAGGCTTTATTGGGCCAGCTTCACAACCTGTTACAGTATTATCATGACCGGCAGTCCCGTATAACCGTGGAGGTGGCCGTGCATGGCGACGCCTATCCGCTATTGTTTACTGCCGGTAATCCTTTTGCCGGCACCGTAAAAGACCTGCACGCCCGGTCGGTGGGCTGGCTGATTTGCCAGAATACGATCAATGGCAAACAGCTGAAGATGGACCAGCTGTTGCCCTTCGTGGAAGTAGTGCCTGCAGCGGTGGCCCACCTGGTGGAGCGGCAGGCGGAGGGCTGGGCTTATATCCGATGTTAG
- the porG gene encoding type IX secretion system protein PorG, giving the protein MKFRKFAGILLLSMAVPFFSFAQDWHVGAFAGISNYSGDLVQQKVDLKYTRPALGLLVRKDINRYLTLRAGFTWGIVAAADSTNTEASLVARNLSFKSNVFEGSLIAEINFLDLDEKGFTPFVFIGVGGFGFDPTAKDISGNKVRLRPLGTEGQGLPQYPQRQPYDLFAWSFPMGAGVKAILNDKWTLGFEIGLRPTTTDYLDDVSTNYVDQNTLLAYRGQKAVDMAYRGDELAGKQTPNAYPPDGSIRGSKKYKDWYGFSGFTITYRLGGGSGWGKVKATRCPILR; this is encoded by the coding sequence TTGAAATTCAGAAAATTTGCCGGAATACTGTTGTTATCCATGGCAGTACCCTTTTTTAGCTTCGCGCAGGATTGGCATGTAGGTGCTTTTGCCGGTATTTCCAACTACAGCGGTGATCTTGTTCAACAGAAGGTAGACCTGAAATACACCCGGCCGGCACTGGGCCTGTTGGTGAGAAAAGACATTAACCGTTACCTTACGTTGAGGGCCGGTTTTACCTGGGGGATTGTTGCCGCCGCTGACAGTACTAATACAGAGGCCAGTCTTGTCGCCCGTAACCTGAGCTTCAAAAGCAATGTTTTCGAAGGCAGCCTGATTGCCGAGATCAATTTCCTGGACCTCGATGAAAAAGGATTTACCCCTTTTGTGTTTATCGGTGTGGGTGGTTTTGGATTTGATCCTACTGCCAAAGACATATCCGGTAACAAAGTGCGTTTACGTCCTCTGGGCACGGAAGGGCAGGGGCTTCCCCAGTATCCGCAGCGGCAGCCTTATGACCTCTTTGCCTGGTCTTTCCCAATGGGGGCAGGGGTGAAAGCTATTCTGAACGACAAATGGACCCTCGGGTTTGAAATAGGGCTGCGACCCACCACCACCGACTATCTCGACGACGTGAGTACTAATTACGTGGACCAAAACACATTGCTGGCTTATCGGGGACAGAAAGCCGTGGATATGGCTTATCGCGGCGATGAATTGGCCGGCAAACAGACGCCTAACGCCTATCCGCCAGACGGGTCTATTCGCGGATCCAAAAAATACAAGGACTGGTATGGTTTCTCTGGCTTTACCATTACCTACCGCCTCGGCGGTGGCAGCGGCTGGGGCAAGGTAAAAGCCACCAGGTGCCCGATATTACGGTAA
- a CDS encoding menaquinone biosynthesis decarboxylase, producing MAYKNLRHFIEKLEQEGELLRISTYVDPKLEIAEITDRVSKMPGGGKALLFENTGYDFPVLINSMGSYKRMCMALGVQELDDVSKEIEALFKLLSKPKESILDKLAMLPKLGQFASWMPKVVGGKGACQEVVMANPDLGKLPVLTCWPKDGGPFITLPVIHTKDPLTGSRNVGMYRMQVFEKDMTGMHWHKHKVSAKHFMEYKKLNKRMPVAVVLGGDPVYTYSATAPLPENVDEYMLAGFLRKKKVELVKCISQPEIEVPADADFVIEGYVDPGEELIWEGPFGDHTGYYSLADWYPRFHVTAITHRKDAVYPSTIVGIPPQEDAWIGKATERIFLAPIKMTLVPEIIDMEMPVEGVFHNLVISQIKKDYAGQAQKVMNAMWGAGQMMFNKILVVSDEGESITDYKKLAQYVFRNLNPATDIYLSQGPMDVLDHSCSKMGFGGKMCIDGTRKYEEETDNTYQEAPAPKTLDGAAIMQQFPEIKGINGSLLSIDIPCILVSVQKNRPFHVRELNEQLYTLPALAGIKMVLYVEHTVDVTDLASALWRFCNNMDPKRDSFVVRQPAGNGRYIGAIGMDGTLKTRLLDNFERDWPNIIVADDATIRKVDSLWKELQIGPFVASPSLKYKHQIYGEEAVVEQ from the coding sequence ATGGCATATAAAAATCTCAGGCATTTTATAGAGAAGCTGGAACAGGAAGGCGAACTGCTGCGCATCAGCACTTATGTGGACCCGAAGCTCGAAATAGCGGAAATCACCGACAGGGTAAGTAAAATGCCCGGCGGGGGCAAAGCCCTGCTGTTTGAAAATACCGGTTACGATTTTCCGGTGCTGATCAATTCCATGGGCAGCTACAAACGGATGTGCATGGCATTGGGCGTGCAGGAACTGGATGACGTATCGAAAGAGATTGAAGCGCTGTTTAAGCTGCTGTCCAAGCCTAAAGAAAGCATCCTCGATAAGCTGGCCATGCTGCCTAAACTGGGACAATTTGCCTCCTGGATGCCGAAGGTAGTCGGTGGGAAAGGCGCCTGCCAGGAAGTGGTGATGGCCAATCCCGACCTCGGCAAGCTGCCGGTGCTGACCTGCTGGCCTAAAGACGGCGGTCCTTTCATTACCCTCCCGGTGATCCATACCAAAGATCCCCTGACCGGCAGCCGCAACGTAGGCATGTACCGCATGCAGGTGTTCGAAAAAGATATGACCGGTATGCACTGGCATAAACATAAGGTTTCCGCCAAACACTTCATGGAGTATAAGAAGTTGAACAAACGTATGCCCGTGGCCGTAGTCCTGGGGGGCGACCCGGTGTATACCTACTCTGCCACCGCTCCGCTACCGGAAAACGTGGATGAATACATGCTCGCCGGTTTCCTTCGCAAGAAAAAAGTGGAACTGGTGAAATGTATCAGTCAACCGGAGATAGAAGTGCCCGCAGATGCCGACTTTGTGATAGAAGGATATGTAGACCCCGGTGAAGAGCTGATCTGGGAAGGGCCTTTCGGAGATCATACCGGCTACTACTCGCTGGCCGACTGGTATCCGCGTTTTCATGTGACGGCCATTACCCACCGTAAAGACGCCGTATACCCGTCCACGATAGTAGGCATTCCGCCGCAGGAAGACGCCTGGATCGGTAAAGCGACGGAACGTATTTTCCTGGCGCCCATCAAAATGACGTTGGTGCCGGAAATTATAGACATGGAAATGCCCGTGGAAGGGGTGTTTCACAACCTGGTGATCTCACAGATCAAAAAAGACTATGCCGGACAGGCGCAGAAAGTGATGAACGCCATGTGGGGCGCCGGGCAGATGATGTTTAACAAAATCCTCGTGGTAAGCGACGAAGGCGAAAGCATCACCGACTATAAAAAACTGGCACAGTATGTATTCCGCAATCTCAACCCGGCTACAGATATTTACCTGAGCCAGGGCCCTATGGACGTGCTGGACCACTCCTGCTCCAAAATGGGCTTTGGAGGTAAGATGTGTATCGATGGTACCCGCAAGTACGAGGAGGAAACCGACAATACTTACCAGGAGGCGCCAGCACCTAAAACGCTGGACGGGGCCGCTATCATGCAGCAATTCCCCGAAATAAAAGGGATCAACGGCAGCCTGCTGTCCATAGACATCCCCTGTATCCTGGTATCGGTGCAGAAGAACCGGCCGTTCCATGTAAGGGAGCTGAACGAGCAGCTGTATACCCTGCCGGCGCTGGCAGGGATTAAGATGGTGCTGTATGTGGAACATACGGTGGACGTGACCGACCTGGCCTCCGCCCTGTGGCGCTTCTGCAATAATATGGACCCGAAACGCGACAGCTTTGTGGTGCGCCAGCCGGCAGGAAATGGCCGCTACATTGGCGCCATTGGCATGGATGGCACGCTGAAAACAAGGCTGCTGGATAACTTCGAGCGAGACTGGCCCAATATTATCGTGGCGGACGATGCGACTATCCGTAAAGTAGACAGCCTCTGGAAGGAACTGCAAATAGGACCTTTTGTGGCTTCTCCTTCTCTCAAATACAAACATCAGATATATGGCGAAGAAGCAGTGGTGGAGCAATAG
- a CDS encoding DUF6265 family protein codes for MAKKQWWSNSLVLLLLLTGSISAAAQVRPADFRLLDKLAGTWKMKTKLGSVLETWSRTNDSTWTGRTWRVNGTDTTLQQSVELVRQGSDIFFIPVYEGRTETTPIRLKVRVLKAVGFVAEDTTNDFPQKVTYRFTDEEHLDAKVVGERDGTIEEYLFPYRRTE; via the coding sequence ATGGCGAAGAAGCAGTGGTGGAGCAATAGCCTTGTGCTGTTGCTGCTGTTGACAGGCAGTATTTCCGCTGCCGCGCAGGTACGCCCTGCCGATTTCCGGCTGCTGGACAAACTGGCCGGCACCTGGAAAATGAAGACCAAACTGGGCTCTGTGCTGGAGACCTGGTCCCGCACCAATGACTCTACCTGGACCGGCAGGACATGGCGGGTGAACGGCACGGACACCACCTTGCAGCAGTCTGTTGAGCTGGTACGCCAGGGCAGCGATATCTTTTTCATCCCCGTTTATGAAGGCCGTACGGAGACTACGCCGATCCGGCTGAAGGTACGGGTGCTGAAGGCGGTGGGTTTTGTAGCGGAAGACACGACGAATGATTTCCCGCAGAAGGTGACCTACCGTTTCACGGACGAGGAGCACCTGGACGCGAAAGTAGTGGGAGAACGCGACGGAACGATCGAGGAGTATCTTTTCCCGTACCGGCGGACTGAATAA
- a CDS encoding peptide chain release factor 3: MKYANEINKRKSFAIIAHPDAGKTTLTEKFLLFGGAIQTAGAVKSNKIKKHTTSDFMEIERQRGISVATSVMTFEYRDILVNLLDTPGHKDFAEDTYRTLTAVDSVVLVIDCVKGVEEQTERLMEVCRMRDTPVIIFVNKMDRDGKYPFDLLDELEEKLSIRVRPLSWPINMGKDFKGVYNLYDKSFVAFQPNKKATDEDVVALPDLTSSFVDEHFDAKDAAQLRGDVELIEGVYDAFNNEEYLQGKLAPVFFGSAVNNFGVKDLLDTFVEIAPTPRNRESSTREIDVHEDKFSGFVFKIHANLDPRHRDRIAFLRVCSGKFERNKFYHHVRLDKDVRFSNPYSFLAREKNIVDDAYPGDVVGLFDTGNFKIGDTLTEGENFYITGIPSFSPELFKELVNKDPMKTKQLEKGIRQLTDEGVAQLFTQHGGNRKIIGCVGDLQFEVIQYRLLQEYGAAAQFNSLPFYKACWITGPKDKIDEFIRFKSANIVEDKDGHLVYLAQSEWYLNTERTNNPDIQFNFTSEIHK; the protein is encoded by the coding sequence ATGAAGTACGCTAACGAAATAAATAAAAGAAAATCCTTTGCTATCATCGCCCACCCGGATGCCGGTAAAACCACGCTGACAGAGAAATTCCTCCTGTTCGGCGGCGCTATCCAGACAGCCGGCGCGGTGAAATCCAATAAAATCAAGAAGCACACCACTTCCGACTTCATGGAAATTGAACGGCAAAGAGGTATCTCCGTGGCCACTTCCGTTATGACCTTCGAATATCGCGATATCCTGGTCAACCTCCTCGATACCCCCGGTCACAAGGACTTTGCGGAAGACACCTACCGTACCCTCACCGCAGTGGACAGCGTGGTACTGGTGATCGACTGCGTAAAAGGGGTGGAAGAACAAACCGAAAGACTCATGGAAGTATGCCGCATGCGCGACACCCCCGTGATCATCTTCGTCAATAAAATGGACCGCGACGGTAAATATCCCTTCGACCTGCTCGATGAACTGGAAGAAAAACTGAGCATCCGCGTAAGGCCCCTCAGCTGGCCCATCAACATGGGCAAAGACTTCAAAGGAGTATACAACCTGTACGACAAAAGCTTCGTGGCCTTCCAGCCCAATAAAAAAGCGACCGACGAAGACGTGGTGGCCCTCCCCGACCTCACCAGCAGCTTCGTGGACGAACACTTCGACGCCAAAGACGCCGCACAGCTGCGTGGCGACGTGGAACTGATCGAAGGCGTTTACGATGCGTTCAATAATGAAGAGTACCTGCAGGGCAAACTCGCCCCGGTGTTCTTCGGCAGCGCTGTCAACAACTTCGGAGTGAAAGACCTCCTCGACACCTTCGTGGAAATAGCCCCCACTCCGCGCAACCGCGAATCCAGCACCCGGGAAATCGACGTGCACGAAGATAAGTTCAGCGGCTTCGTCTTTAAGATCCACGCTAACCTGGACCCACGCCACCGTGACCGTATCGCCTTCCTGCGCGTATGCTCCGGTAAATTCGAAAGAAACAAATTCTATCATCACGTGCGCCTCGATAAGGACGTGCGCTTCAGCAATCCCTACAGCTTCCTGGCCCGTGAGAAAAATATCGTGGACGATGCCTACCCCGGCGACGTGGTAGGGCTGTTCGATACCGGCAACTTCAAAATCGGCGACACCCTCACCGAAGGCGAAAACTTCTATATCACCGGTATCCCCAGCTTCTCGCCCGAACTGTTTAAGGAGCTGGTCAACAAAGACCCGATGAAGACCAAACAGCTCGAAAAAGGTATCCGCCAGCTGACAGACGAAGGCGTTGCCCAGCTGTTTACCCAGCACGGCGGCAACCGTAAAATCATCGGCTGCGTAGGCGATCTCCAGTTCGAGGTAATCCAATACCGCCTGCTGCAGGAATATGGCGCCGCAGCCCAGTTCAACTCGCTGCCGTTCTATAAAGCCTGCTGGATCACCGGCCCTAAAGACAAAATCGACGAATTCATCCGCTTCAAATCCGCCAACATCGTGGAAGACAAAGACGGACACCTCGTATACCTGGCCCAGTCAGAATGGTACCTCAATACCGAAAGGACCAACAACCCGGACATACAGTTCAACTTTACTTCTGAAATTCACAAATAA
- a CDS encoding ABC transporter permease, whose translation MIATLKILLTSLKMAIDELRVNKLRTFLSLLGVTIGIFCIITVFTLTNSLERNIRSDLAALGDDVIYVQKWPWGGSGEYPWWKYMNRPVPEYKDFRIIQDKVQSASYVAFNFDVSGKKVEYGDDYMEGVTMMAVSNDFDKIQQMAIVQGRFFANTESNGGTNVAILGATIWDGLFRTPEQALGKVVRVMGREVKVIGVLKKKGESMIGGPNYDNAIMLPYRFARTLVDERRYADPYIQVKARANVSMDQLKDELRGTLRASHRLKPREEDDFALNEISSASEGLNSIFGAINVGGFFIAVFALIVGAFGIANIMFVSVKERTGIIGLKKAIGARRGIILAEFLMEAVVLCLIGGSLGLVLVYLCTVVINLASTFQMYLSMNNVILGLSISAVVGVLAGFIPAWSASKLDPVVAIRSN comes from the coding sequence ATGATTGCTACCCTTAAAATATTACTGACCAGTTTGAAGATGGCGATTGACGAGTTGCGGGTGAACAAGCTGCGTACTTTTTTGTCGCTTTTGGGCGTCACTATTGGCATTTTCTGCATTATTACCGTTTTTACGCTTACCAACAGCCTGGAGAGGAATATCCGGAGCGATCTTGCCGCTTTGGGGGACGACGTTATTTACGTCCAGAAATGGCCATGGGGTGGTAGCGGGGAGTACCCGTGGTGGAAATATATGAACCGGCCGGTGCCGGAGTACAAGGATTTCCGGATTATCCAGGACAAGGTGCAGAGCGCCAGTTATGTTGCATTTAATTTCGATGTTTCCGGCAAGAAGGTAGAATATGGGGATGATTATATGGAAGGGGTGACGATGATGGCTGTCAGCAATGATTTTGACAAGATACAGCAGATGGCGATCGTGCAGGGGCGCTTCTTTGCCAATACGGAAAGTAACGGCGGCACCAATGTGGCTATCCTGGGTGCTACTATCTGGGACGGTCTTTTCCGGACGCCGGAGCAGGCCCTGGGTAAGGTAGTGCGGGTGATGGGACGTGAAGTAAAGGTCATAGGGGTATTGAAGAAGAAAGGGGAGAGTATGATCGGCGGGCCGAACTACGATAATGCGATCATGTTGCCGTACCGGTTTGCCCGTACGCTGGTGGACGAGCGGCGGTATGCGGACCCTTATATCCAGGTGAAGGCGCGGGCCAATGTGTCTATGGACCAGCTGAAAGACGAGCTGCGGGGCACTTTACGTGCGTCGCACCGGCTGAAGCCGCGGGAGGAAGACGATTTTGCCCTTAATGAGATCAGTTCAGCCAGCGAGGGCCTGAACTCCATCTTCGGCGCCATCAACGTGGGCGGCTTTTTCATTGCCGTTTTCGCGCTGATCGTGGGCGCCTTTGGGATTGCCAATATTATGTTCGTATCCGTAAAAGAGCGGACCGGGATTATCGGGCTGAAAAAAGCCATTGGCGCCAGAAGGGGTATTATCCTGGCCGAATTTCTCATGGAGGCTGTTGTTTTGTGCCTTATCGGGGGATCTTTGGGGCTGGTGCTGGTATATCTCTGTACAGTTGTCATAAATTTGGCAAGTACGTTCCAGATGTACCTGTCTATGAACAATGTTATCCTGGGACTGTCTATTTCTGCGGTGGTCGGGGTCCTTGCCGGCTTTATACCGGCCTGGTCTGCCAGCAAACTGGACCCGGTGGTGGCCATCAGGAGTAATTAA
- the tsaD gene encoding tRNA (adenosine(37)-N6)-threonylcarbamoyltransferase complex transferase subunit TsaD, giving the protein MSVKILAIESSCDDTGAAVLVDGKILSNHIANQKIHEQYGGVIPELASRAHQENIVPVVDIALRTAGVKPEELSAIAFTQSPGLIGSLLVGSCFAKSMAMALNKPLIGVHHMQAHVLANFIDDPKPDFPFLCLTVSGGHTQIVLCESPLSMRVIGETLDDAAGEAFDKSAKLLGLPYPGGPLIDKYAQTGDPGRFKFPEPRIPELNFSFSGLKTAILYFLQENQQQDPAFIEKNLPDICASIQQRIISILLNKVLKATQETGIRDVAIAGGVSANSGLRKALQEYGEKYGWRTFIPKFEYCTDNAGMIAITAYYKYLAGAFTALDAVPTARAAF; this is encoded by the coding sequence ATGTCAGTGAAAATATTAGCGATAGAATCTTCCTGTGATGATACCGGTGCAGCCGTGCTGGTAGACGGAAAGATCCTCTCCAACCATATAGCGAATCAGAAAATACATGAACAATACGGTGGGGTGATCCCGGAGCTGGCCTCCCGTGCGCACCAGGAGAACATAGTGCCGGTAGTGGATATCGCCCTGCGGACCGCAGGGGTGAAGCCGGAGGAGCTGAGCGCCATCGCCTTTACCCAGTCGCCCGGCCTGATTGGCTCCCTGCTGGTAGGTAGCTGTTTTGCCAAATCCATGGCTATGGCCCTTAACAAGCCGCTGATCGGCGTGCATCATATGCAGGCGCATGTGCTGGCCAATTTCATCGATGATCCCAAACCTGACTTTCCTTTTCTCTGCCTGACGGTTTCCGGCGGACATACCCAGATCGTACTGTGCGAAAGTCCGCTGAGCATGCGGGTAATCGGCGAAACCCTCGACGATGCTGCAGGCGAAGCGTTTGACAAGAGCGCGAAGTTACTGGGACTGCCCTATCCCGGCGGCCCGTTGATTGATAAATATGCCCAAACGGGCGATCCCGGCCGGTTTAAATTCCCCGAACCGCGTATCCCTGAGCTGAACTTCAGTTTCAGCGGCCTGAAGACGGCCATCCTTTATTTTCTCCAGGAAAACCAGCAGCAGGACCCGGCGTTCATTGAAAAGAACCTGCCGGATATCTGTGCATCTATCCAACAGCGTATTATCAGTATCCTGCTCAACAAGGTGCTGAAAGCCACCCAGGAAACGGGTATCCGGGATGTCGCCATTGCCGGCGGTGTGAGCGCCAACAGTGGTTTGCGGAAAGCCTTACAGGAATACGGCGAAAAATACGGCTGGCGCACCTTTATTCCTAAATTCGAATATTGCACCGATAATGCGGGCATGATCGCCATTACAGCGTACTATAAGTACCTGGCCGGCGCCTTTACCGCGCTGGACGCAGTGCCTACTGCAAGGGCTGCCTTCTGA